The Spiroplasma endosymbiont of Crioceris asparagi genome contains the following window.
AAGAAAACAATTTAAAAATATGATAATTGAAAATCCAATTGATTTTGATTTTAACGAACCAGATTCATCTCCAACAATGAAACAAATTTTTAGTTATGATTTTCAAGCATTAACAGACGCTGATTATTTAATTTTTGAAATAGACAGTGATGATAGTGGAACAAATGTTGAATATGGTTTAGCAGTCGAACAAGCTATTAAAAATAAAGAAAAATATTTATTTGTAGTTATTTCAAATCAATTATTTCACAGAGGAATTAAAAAATACGAAATTCCTGGTTTTGGTTTAAATGAAATGATTACTGGATCATTTTATTATGAACCATTAGATAATGGAGATGTTCCACAATTAATTGTATGTGATTCACACGCCACTGCGGTAAAAGCTATTGAGGCAATTGAATCTGGTAAAACACAAAATTATCGTGAAAAATTCGATATTAAAAATGCCTACAAAAATAAAAAATATTATAATGGATTTTAAATATGAAAATATACATAGGTAATGATCACACAGGTGTCGAAATTAAAAATTATTTAGTGAGTTGATTAAAACAAAATAATTATGAAGTTATTGATTTGGGTGTTAATCTTACCAAATCTTCAAATTATGCTCTAATTGGTAAAACGGTTGCCGAAAATGTTGTTAAGGATAATGGCTTGGGAATAGTTATTTGCGGAACAGGTGTAGGAATATCTATTGCTGCAAATAAAGTTAAAGGGGCAATTGCTGGATTAGTCTATGAAACACAAATCGCACAATTAATTCG
Protein-coding sequences here:
- the rpiB gene encoding ribose 5-phosphate isomerase B: MKIYIGNDHTGVEIKNYLVSWLKQNNYEVIDLGVNLTKSSNYALIGKTVAENVVKDNGLGIVICGTGVGISIAANKVKGAIAGLVYETQIAQLIRQHNNANILAMGARIIAKEKALEILKVFLSTDFEGGRHIERVELLKQ